From a region of the Methanothermobacter tenebrarum genome:
- a CDS encoding substrate-binding domain-containing protein, which produces MNKTLIATIIIILVAIVGIYQLSNPKKEILRISTTTSLEDTGLLEELEAKFEKKYPNIDVQIVSGGTGIAIERGKKGDADLIIVHDKKREEEFINENYGTKRYPFAYNYFYIVGPKDDPAKINETKTAQEAFQKILTEAGKNPKIKFVSRGDNSGTHTKEIKIWNKTGIDYNKIKESPWYIETGSGMADTLRVADEKQAYTITDSGTYLAYKNQLNLTVYISNDSDLLNVYSAIPINPEKIKGTNYDAAMKFINFLLSKEGQKIISQYGEDKYGKPLFTPLS; this is translated from the coding sequence TTGAACAAAACCCTAATAGCCACCATAATAATCATATTAGTAGCAATAGTAGGAATATACCAGCTAAGCAACCCTAAAAAAGAAATCCTTAGAATATCCACAACAACAAGCCTCGAAGACACAGGATTGCTCGAAGAACTCGAAGCCAAATTCGAAAAAAAGTATCCCAACATAGACGTCCAAATAGTATCAGGAGGGACCGGAATAGCCATAGAACGTGGAAAAAAAGGAGACGCGGACCTAATAATAGTCCATGACAAAAAAAGAGAAGAAGAATTCATAAATGAAAACTACGGGACGAAAAGATACCCATTCGCCTACAACTACTTCTACATAGTCGGCCCAAAAGACGACCCGGCAAAAATCAACGAAACAAAAACCGCGCAAGAAGCATTCCAAAAAATACTCACAGAAGCAGGGAAAAACCCCAAAATAAAATTTGTATCAAGAGGCGATAATTCAGGAACACACACAAAAGAAATAAAAATCTGGAACAAAACCGGCATAGACTACAACAAAATAAAAGAGAGTCCATGGTATATTGAAACCGGCAGTGGAATGGCCGACACTCTCAGAGTAGCCGATGAAAAACAAGCCTACACAATCACAGACTCCGGAACCTACCTAGCATACAAAAACCAACTAAACCTCACAGTCTATATTAGCAATGACAGCGACCTTCTTAACGTTTACAGTGCAATACCCATAAACCCAGAAAAGATAAAAGGAACAAACTATGACGCCGCCATGAAATTCATAAACTTCCTACTAAGCAAAGAAGGACAAAAAATCATAAGCCAATACGGCGAAGACAAATATGGGAAACCACTATTCACACCACTCTCCTAA
- a CDS encoding DEAD/DEAH box helicase encodes MIQRILERFKEDRRFKDAIEHIETIPGRKAKYTRVGGLPENIKGYLLKKGMKLYHHQAKVLEYIRNGMNVIITTPTASGKTLAFNLPIMEKLTHDENATALYIYPAKALSNDQLKVLKELESELGLKLNPSVYDGDTPKNKRPWIRANARIVITNPYQLHRILPWHRQWHRFYKNLKFIVVDEAHQYRGVFGSNVAFLIRRLKRICNYYGSDPQFIVSSATLANPQEFAEKLIGEKFKLVSKDTSPSGKKHFILYNPSKKKEQLSTHQETKNILSYLVFNRLQCLCFTVSRRMAELIARWTREELDKKKKELVYRVTAYRAGYRPEDRRKIEEGLRSGELLGVSATNALELGIDIGSLDAVIISGYPGTMISTWQQAGRAGRKENDSIIILVAFENPLDQYLMKNPSFIFEKSHENAIIDLKNRFILRNQIACAASELPLNLEDFFEHDFNLKVIAEMLKDGELTITDHGLVYSGGGDPQFTYGLDQISDDNFTVLDNGRVLERMDRAHAYREAHEGAVLINRGDTYTVDEFDLKRRRIHVTKKSVDYHTQALKRIDLKVKRVLRKRRFQGLDLYFGEVEVTEDYYLYRVMAYSKVLGTFPLVLPPLKFRSTALWFTISEELEGKIRDEFGDEAFEGGLHGCEHAIISLFPLHVLCDRMDIGGLSTSHHTDTGAATIFIYDAFEGGIGLAEKAFALFEDVIASTFELVDSCGCVDGCPSCIYSPKCGNDNKPLHKEATRSLLAYLDSVISGGFLVDVEIGAGEDVDLEVEGVYSEVYSLYRSGKFAEAKLKLHDVLEKNPGDARAWYLMGAILTRQGEKEMAAYFHGRARRS; translated from the coding sequence ATGATCCAAAGGATACTAGAAAGATTCAAAGAAGATAGGAGATTCAAGGATGCTATCGAGCACATAGAGACCATACCAGGAAGGAAAGCAAAATATACTAGAGTCGGTGGTCTGCCAGAGAATATAAAAGGATACCTCCTAAAAAAAGGGATGAAACTCTACCACCACCAGGCTAAGGTTCTTGAATATATCCGTAATGGTATGAATGTTATCATAACAACTCCAACAGCTTCGGGTAAAACACTAGCATTTAACCTTCCAATAATGGAAAAACTAACCCATGATGAGAATGCAACAGCACTCTACATATACCCTGCCAAGGCCCTATCCAACGACCAATTAAAAGTTTTAAAGGAGTTGGAATCCGAGCTTGGACTGAAACTAAATCCAAGTGTTTATGATGGTGACACGCCAAAAAATAAACGGCCTTGGATAAGAGCGAATGCAAGGATTGTTATAACTAACCCTTATCAACTTCACAGGATTCTGCCATGGCACCGACAATGGCATCGATTCTATAAAAACTTGAAATTTATAGTTGTAGACGAAGCACACCAATATCGTGGCGTTTTCGGATCAAACGTGGCATTCCTCATAAGGAGGCTTAAAAGAATCTGTAACTACTATGGCTCCGATCCACAATTTATAGTTTCAAGCGCAACCCTTGCAAACCCCCAAGAGTTCGCGGAGAAACTCATAGGCGAAAAATTCAAATTAGTTTCAAAGGACACTTCACCATCTGGAAAAAAACACTTCATACTCTACAATCCCTCCAAGAAGAAAGAACAACTATCAACGCACCAAGAAACCAAGAACATACTATCATACCTTGTATTTAACAGGTTGCAGTGTCTTTGCTTCACAGTCTCGAGGAGGATGGCCGAGCTCATAGCACGTTGGACAAGAGAAGAACTCGACAAAAAGAAAAAAGAGCTCGTATACCGCGTAACAGCATACCGTGCAGGTTACAGGCCCGAAGACAGGCGAAAAATAGAAGAGGGCTTGAGAAGTGGGGAACTTTTAGGTGTTAGCGCGACAAACGCACTAGAACTTGGCATAGACATAGGATCTTTAGATGCGGTTATAATATCAGGGTATCCTGGGACTATGATATCTACTTGGCAGCAGGCCGGCCGTGCAGGTAGAAAAGAGAATGATTCTATCATAATACTTGTGGCTTTTGAAAATCCACTAGACCAGTATCTTATGAAGAATCCATCATTTATTTTTGAAAAGTCTCATGAGAATGCTATAATAGACCTTAAAAACAGGTTTATACTCAGGAATCAGATAGCATGTGCTGCAAGCGAACTACCCTTGAATCTTGAAGATTTTTTTGAGCATGACTTTAACTTGAAGGTTATAGCAGAGATGTTAAAGGATGGTGAACTTACTATAACAGATCATGGCCTCGTATATAGTGGAGGAGGCGATCCTCAGTTTACTTATGGACTTGATCAGATATCAGATGATAATTTCACAGTCTTGGATAATGGTAGGGTTCTTGAGAGGATGGATAGGGCGCATGCTTATCGTGAAGCCCATGAAGGTGCGGTGCTTATAAACCGTGGGGACACCTATACAGTGGATGAATTCGATTTGAAGAGGCGCAGGATCCATGTTACAAAAAAGAGTGTGGATTATCATACGCAGGCCCTTAAAAGGATTGATCTTAAGGTTAAAAGGGTTTTGAGAAAGAGGAGGTTTCAGGGTTTAGATTTGTATTTTGGGGAGGTTGAAGTTACAGAGGATTATTATCTTTATCGTGTGATGGCTTATAGTAAAGTTCTTGGAACTTTCCCATTGGTTTTGCCGCCTTTAAAGTTTAGGTCAACCGCTCTCTGGTTCACCATCTCAGAGGAACTTGAGGGGAAGATTAGGGATGAGTTTGGTGATGAGGCTTTTGAGGGTGGTTTGCATGGTTGTGAACATGCTATTATTTCATTGTTCCCTTTACATGTGCTTTGTGACCGTATGGATATTGGTGGTTTGTCAACTTCTCATCATACTGATACTGGTGCGGCTACAATATTCATTTATGATGCTTTTGAGGGTGGTATAGGATTGGCTGAGAAGGCTTTTGCATTATTTGAGGATGTTATCGCTTCGACTTTTGAGCTTGTGGATTCTTGTGGCTGTGTTGATGGTTGTCCCTCTTGTATATATTCTCCTAAGTGTGGTAATGATAATAAACCATTGCATAAGGAGGCTACTAGGAGTTTACTTGCATATTTGGATAGTGTGATTAGTGGAGGCTTTTTGGTGGATGTTGAGATCGGGGCGGGTGAGGATGTTGATTTGGAGGTTGAGGGTGTGTATTCTGAGGTTTATTCTCTTTATAGGAGTGGTAAGTTTGCTGAGGCGAAGTTGAAGCTCCATGATGTGCTTGAGAAGAATCCTGGGGATGCGAGGGCATGGTATCTTATGGGCGCTATCCTTACAAGGCAAGGGGAAAAGGAGATGGCGGCGTACTTCCATGGAAGGGCTAGGAGAAGTTGA